In Candidatus Kapaibacterium sp., one genomic interval encodes:
- a CDS encoding NADH-quinone oxidoreductase subunit E yields the protein MQERLKRLDVILGIHPESPYQVMEKALKRAPKDIISDLIDSGLKGRGGAGFLTGLKWKFAAAAEGDEKFVVCNADEGEPGTFKDREILTIVPKKVLAGMGICAYVIGAKKGYIYLRGEYKYLVPHLEREIAEFHKNCFKLELDFNVEVFLGSGAYVCGEETALLNSMEGFRGEPRNKPPFPTNNGYLGKPTVVNNVETLVSAQVVSRIGVEEFKKLGIQDSHGSKLFSVSGDTPRPGIYDLEFGLSLEEFVREFGDGDTKAVQVGGASGFCVPRKKFQSTTIGFPGGLTGDSLPTGGSMMIFNSSRSMYNVLRNYLDFFEEESCGQCTPCRIGCQQLKVGIEAVKRGDKDPEYLQQLLKLTDTMKITAKCGLGQSVANSFSSIVDNFREEMIY from the coding sequence ATGCAAGAAAGATTAAAAAGATTAGATGTTATACTTGGAATCCATCCGGAAAGTCCATACCAAGTAATGGAAAAAGCTTTGAAACGCGCCCCCAAGGATATTATCTCAGATTTGATAGATTCGGGATTGAAAGGTAGAGGAGGGGCAGGATTTTTGACCGGTTTGAAATGGAAGTTTGCGGCTGCTGCCGAGGGCGATGAAAAATTCGTTGTGTGTAATGCAGACGAAGGCGAACCGGGCACTTTCAAAGATAGAGAAATTCTTACTATAGTACCCAAAAAAGTATTAGCCGGTATGGGTATTTGTGCTTATGTTATCGGTGCCAAAAAGGGTTATATTTACCTACGTGGTGAATATAAATACTTAGTTCCTCATCTTGAAAGAGAAATTGCAGAATTCCACAAAAATTGCTTCAAATTAGAACTCGATTTCAATGTTGAAGTATTTCTGGGCAGTGGCGCTTATGTTTGTGGCGAAGAAACTGCATTACTTAACTCGATGGAAGGTTTCAGAGGCGAACCAAGAAATAAACCACCATTCCCAACGAATAACGGTTACTTGGGCAAACCAACTGTAGTCAACAATGTAGAAACTTTGGTTTCGGCTCAAGTGGTTAGCAGAATTGGTGTCGAAGAATTCAAGAAACTCGGTATCCAAGATTCACATGGCTCAAAATTATTCTCCGTATCAGGCGATACTCCAAGACCCGGTATTTATGACTTGGAATTCGGTCTATCTTTAGAGGAGTTCGTCCGCGAATTTGGCGACGGTGATACCAAGGCTGTTCAAGTTGGTGGAGCGTCTGGTTTTTGCGTACCGCGAAAGAAATTCCAATCCACAACTATTGGTTTTCCGGGTGGTTTGACAGGCGATTCCTTGCCCACAGGCGGCTCGATGATGATTTTCAATAGTTCACGTTCGATGTATAATGTATTGAGAAATTATCTTGACTTTTTCGAAGAAGAATCATGCGGTCAATGCACTCCTTGCAGAATCGGTTGCCAACAACTTAAAGTAGGGATTGAAGCTGTCAAACGTGGTGATAAAGACCCCGAATACCTCCAACAATTGCTCAAACTTACAGATACAATGAAAATTACGGCTAAATGCGGGTTAGGACAGTCTGTGGCTAATTCCTTCTCGTCAATAGTTGACAATTTCCGTGAAGAAATGATTTATTAA
- a CDS encoding lyase family protein, whose amino-acid sequence MRTEKDQIGTYDIPKEALYGIHSIRARHNFPDNTGFSIEWYKAVCTVKLAYYLNYEKFAQAVQSKFKVEDLPLKLIEPEIVSAMIRSADEMSQGKYFEHFIVPAIQGGAGTSVNMNINEIIANSALLSLGHNCGDYHIIDPIEHANIYQSTNDVIPSALRIAVMALLEQLEKSINDTRAIFERLEKEHNFTLRLAYTQMQAAVPTTFGKLFSAYTEALWRDWWRVSKCFERIKVVNIGGSAAGTGLTVPRYFIMEVPNILKNITNLPVTRSENLTDATSNQDTLVEVHAILKSHAVNLEKIVSDLRLLSSDIGEKSINLPTLQAGSSIMPGKVNPVVNEFVIEVSHIIYAHDQLITGLTAMGCLDLNAYLPTIGHYLISSLKLLIAANETMSNNLISKLTINEDESTEKVMMSPTISTALLPHIGYHNATQLANFMVTNSCDIIDANRQLKIIDEHILVDLIKAENLNKLGFSVSELISYKTNGKR is encoded by the coding sequence ATGCGAACAGAAAAAGACCAAATCGGAACTTATGATATACCTAAGGAAGCCCTTTATGGCATCCACTCAATCAGAGCAAGACATAACTTCCCTGACAACACAGGATTCAGTATTGAATGGTACAAAGCAGTCTGCACAGTAAAACTCGCTTACTATTTGAATTACGAAAAATTTGCTCAAGCAGTCCAAAGCAAATTCAAAGTAGAGGATTTACCTTTGAAATTAATCGAACCGGAAATAGTTTCGGCTATGATTCGGTCGGCAGACGAGATGTCGCAAGGTAAATATTTCGAGCACTTCATTGTTCCTGCGATTCAAGGTGGAGCAGGTACAAGTGTGAATATGAATATCAATGAAATTATCGCCAATTCTGCTCTCTTGTCATTGGGGCATAATTGCGGCGATTATCACATAATTGACCCGATTGAACATGCTAATATATATCAATCAACCAACGATGTTATCCCATCGGCGCTAAGAATAGCAGTGATGGCTTTGCTCGAGCAATTGGAAAAATCTATCAATGATACGCGTGCCATTTTTGAGAGACTTGAAAAAGAACATAATTTCACATTGAGATTGGCTTATACTCAGATGCAAGCCGCAGTACCAACTACATTCGGTAAACTTTTTTCAGCTTATACTGAAGCCTTATGGAGGGATTGGTGGCGCGTTTCGAAATGCTTCGAGAGAATTAAAGTAGTTAATATCGGAGGAAGTGCCGCAGGAACAGGGCTCACCGTGCCGCGATATTTTATAATGGAAGTGCCGAATATTTTGAAAAATATTACAAATTTGCCCGTTACGAGAAGTGAAAATTTGACCGATGCAACTTCAAATCAAGATACATTGGTTGAAGTTCATGCTATACTGAAGTCTCATGCCGTTAATTTGGAAAAAATTGTCTCCGATTTGCGGCTGCTTTCCTCCGATATTGGCGAAAAATCTATCAACTTGCCGACATTGCAAGCAGGCTCGTCAATCATGCCGGGAAAAGTAAATCCGGTTGTGAACGAATTCGTCATCGAAGTCTCGCATATAATCTATGCTCATGACCAGCTAATAACGGGATTGACAGCTATGGGATGCTTAGATTTGAATGCCTATTTACCGACAATCGGACATTATTTAATCAGTAGCCTGAAACTGCTTATTGCGGCTAACGAAACTATGAGCAATAATTTGATTTCGAAACTGACTATAAACGAAGATGAGTCGACCGAAAAAGTTATGATGAGCCCTACAATTAGTACAGCATTATTACCTCATATAGGTTATCATAATGCAACACAGTTGGCAAATTTCATGGTAACAAATTCTTGTGACATAATTGATGCTAATCGCCAGTTGAAAATTATCGATGAGCATATTTTGGTGGATTTGATAAAAGCAGAAAATTTGAACAAATTAGGATTTTCAGTCAGCGAATTAATTTCATATAAGACAAATGGCAAAAGGTAA
- a CDS encoding DUF5522 domain-containing protein, translated as MVFTEKYHLERGYCCKSGCRHCPYNPKETPKNSKDNPKNQSLPR; from the coding sequence ATGGTTTTTACCGAAAAGTATCACTTAGAACGAGGCTATTGTTGTAAAAGTGGATGCCGACATTGCCCTTATAATCCAAAAGAGACGCCCAAAAATTCTAAAGATAATCCAAAGAATCAATCTTTGCCCCGGTAA
- the hydF gene encoding [FeFe] hydrogenase H-cluster maturation GTPase HydF, with translation MAKGKESTLHIGIFGIRNQGKSSLINKIAGQEIAIVSEHPGTTTDPVKKSIEIPGLGPVVLIDTAGADDTGDVGLKRIDKSIEAIKHVDLAILVISGNQISKTDIFLIDLFRQSDVNFVIAHNKSDLIPLDKEFALKTKKEYGVDVVSVTCTTESDISTLIAKIRLNIPESAWKKNSMIGDLVSYGDIVLLITPIDIEAPEGRLILPQVQSIRDILDNDAVAIVLKERELDTFLKTTGIKPKLVITDSQILLKAAASVPDDIPLTGFSILLARYKGDFEAYLHGTPKISELKSGDKILMLESCTHLVSCDDIGRVKLPRWISNFTGKDLHFDFVAGLDKLQTPIEEYALVIQCGGCVVTKKQIMNRLSPAKKADIPITNYGMAIAYVQGVYKRAIAPFTGAKIDSLDYL, from the coding sequence ATGGCAAAAGGTAAAGAATCTACACTACATATTGGCATCTTTGGAATCCGTAACCAAGGAAAAAGTTCGCTGATAAACAAAATCGCCGGACAGGAAATTGCTATCGTCTCGGAGCATCCGGGTACGACGACTGACCCGGTCAAAAAGAGCATCGAAATCCCGGGCTTAGGTCCCGTCGTTTTAATAGATACAGCCGGAGCCGATGATACGGGCGATGTGGGGCTTAAGAGAATTGACAAAAGTATTGAAGCAATCAAGCATGTTGACCTTGCAATATTAGTCATTTCGGGCAATCAAATTAGCAAAACGGATATCTTCCTAATTGATTTATTCAGGCAAAGCGATGTGAATTTTGTTATCGCTCACAACAAATCAGACTTAATCCCGCTTGATAAAGAATTTGCTCTGAAAACCAAGAAGGAATATGGAGTAGATGTTGTTTCAGTCACTTGCACAACCGAAAGCGATATATCAACTTTGATAGCCAAAATACGATTGAATATTCCCGAATCAGCCTGGAAAAAGAACTCTATGATTGGCGATTTGGTTTCTTATGGCGATATTGTGTTGCTAATCACTCCAATTGACATCGAAGCTCCCGAAGGGCGTTTGATACTGCCCCAAGTGCAATCTATAAGAGATATTTTGGACAATGACGCTGTTGCGATTGTTTTAAAAGAGCGCGAGCTCGATACATTTTTGAAAACAACCGGAATCAAACCCAAACTTGTAATTACCGATAGTCAGATTTTGCTCAAAGCTGCGGCTTCAGTTCCCGATGATATTCCACTGACAGGATTCAGCATTTTGTTAGCGAGATATAAGGGCGATTTTGAGGCATATTTGCATGGGACTCCAAAAATTTCCGAACTCAAAAGCGGCGACAAGATTTTGATGTTGGAATCATGCACACACTTAGTTTCGTGTGATGATATCGGCAGAGTGAAATTACCACGCTGGATAAGCAATTTTACCGGTAAGGACTTGCATTTTGATTTTGTAGCCGGACTCGATAAATTGCAAACACCAATTGAAGAGTATGCCCTTGTTATTCAGTGCGGTGGCTGCGTCGTCACGAAAAAGCAAATCATGAACAGATTATCACCAGCCAAAAAAGCCGATATACCAATCACAAATTATGGAATGGCAATCGCATACGTCCAAGGCGTTTACAAGCGAGCAATCGCTCCATTTACCGGGGCAAAGATTGATTCTTTGGATTATCTTTAG
- a CDS encoding NAD(P)H-dependent oxidoreductase subunit E, producing the protein MTKTDLMVKELVDKYGNKRESLLPILQGVYDLEHFVSDEAMVSIARNLDLSSADVYGKSTFYSFLDTIPRGKFVIRVCKTIVCDMHDKNQIVDTLENILKIKVGETTLNRKFSLLYTNCLGWCHKGPAMLVNDDVYTDLTPESIREIITDYKNRE; encoded by the coding sequence ATGACCAAAACCGATTTGATGGTAAAAGAACTCGTTGACAAATACGGAAACAAACGAGAGAGCCTTTTGCCGATTTTACAAGGAGTTTACGATTTAGAGCACTTCGTGTCAGATGAAGCTATGGTATCCATAGCTCGCAATCTTGATTTGTCGTCTGCTGATGTATATGGTAAATCTACCTTCTATAGTTTTCTGGATACAATTCCACGAGGTAAATTTGTGATTCGCGTATGCAAAACTATCGTTTGCGATATGCACGACAAAAACCAAATTGTGGATACTTTAGAAAACATACTGAAAATAAAAGTGGGCGAAACTACGCTGAACCGCAAGTTCTCGCTTTTATATACAAATTGCTTGGGATGGTGCCACAAAGGACCGGCAATGCTCGTCAACGATGACGTTTACACCGATTTGACCCCCGAATCAATAAGAGAAATTATCACCGATTACAAAAACAGAGAATAG